The Schistocerca gregaria isolate iqSchGreg1 chromosome 1, iqSchGreg1.2, whole genome shotgun sequence genome includes a window with the following:
- the LOC126301017 gene encoding uncharacterized protein LOC126301017, translated as MRAMGAAVASGAWRPLLLWERRGFPRGAAGPSRATRRAALRGRWGRRRQLSRRPPCPLYISRRRPAGCHYPADMARGSTTAALRHAVLAARTTCAKVLKKLGPRGARRPRPHVAMAASDNPVFSCGEPAVCPAEPQRPPADAQPEDAKSRLTVLTWLDDVADLEDMDNRLNEALEAKMAAAQRRACTSG; from the exons ATGCGAGCGATGGGGGCAGCGGTGGCGAGTGGCGCGTGGCGGCCGCTCCTCCTGTGGGAACGGCGCGGGTTCCCACGCGGCGCCGCCGGGCCGAGCCGCGCCACGCGACGCGCGGCGCttcgggggcggtgggggcggcgtcGCCAGCTGTCACGGCGCCCTCCCTGTCCGCTGTATATAAGCCGGCGCCGGCCCGCGGGGTGTCATTACCCCGCAGACATGGCGCGAGGCAGCACCACGGCCGCCCTGCGACACGCCGTCCTCGCCGCCCGGACCACGTGCGCCAAG GTGCTGAAGAAACTGGGCCCCCGTGGAGCTCGGCGGCCGCGCCCCCACGTGGCGATGGCGGCCAGCGACAACCCCGTCTTCTCCTGCGGCGAGCCCGCCGTCTGCCCAGCAGAACCGCAGCGGCCGCCGGCCGACGCTCAGCCGGAGGACGCCAAGAGCCGCCTCACCGTTCTCACCTGGCTGGACGATGTCGCGGACCTGGAGGACATGGACAACCGCCTCAACGAGGCGCTCGAGGCCAAGATGGCCGCCGCCCAGCGCCGCGCCTGCACCAGTGGCTAG